A single Fusobacterium varium DNA region contains:
- a CDS encoding glycoside hydrolase family 88 protein, translating to MELTKETREKFSQDVELSKETLYSALHEALTKIDRNARTFINTFPRPASTDYVYPGILNAGEWDDWTSGFWTGILWLAYEVTGEKRYRKVASFQTKSYDERITNKVAVNHHDLGFLYTPSVVADYKITGSNLAKEAGIKAATHLMGRFKEKGQFIQAWGELDDPTAYRLIIDCNLNVPLLFWATEATGDPKFREIATKHINTAASVVLREDSSTHHTYYFDPETGKPVKGVTAQGASDNSAWARGQAWGVYGFPLAYSYLKDEKFIDLYKRVTNYFLNHLPADDVCYWDLSFDDLSGEEKDSSAAAIAVCGMLEMDKYLPDSDPDKKIYQNAVKRIMNSLIKNYSTKDMERCNGLLKEAVYSKPHGIGVEECCIWGDYFYMEALVRIMKPEWKKYW from the coding sequence ATGGAATTAACTAAAGAAACAAGAGAAAAATTTTCACAAGATGTAGAGCTATCTAAGGAAACATTATATAGTGCATTACATGAAGCATTAACAAAAATAGATAGAAATGCAAGAACATTTATAAACACTTTCCCAAGACCAGCAAGTACAGATTATGTATATCCTGGAATCTTAAATGCAGGAGAATGGGATGACTGGACAAGTGGATTCTGGACAGGAATATTATGGCTAGCTTATGAAGTTACAGGAGAAAAGAGATATAGAAAAGTAGCATCTTTCCAAACAAAAAGCTATGATGAAAGAATTACAAATAAAGTGGCAGTAAACCATCATGACTTAGGATTCTTATATACTCCATCAGTTGTAGCTGATTACAAAATTACAGGAAGCAATCTTGCAAAAGAAGCTGGAATTAAAGCTGCAACTCACTTAATGGGAAGATTTAAAGAGAAAGGACAATTTATTCAAGCTTGGGGAGAATTAGATGACCCTACAGCATATAGATTAATAATAGATTGTAACCTAAATGTACCTCTATTATTCTGGGCAACAGAAGCAACTGGAGATCCTAAATTTAGAGAGATAGCAACTAAACATATAAATACAGCAGCAAGTGTAGTATTAAGAGAGGATAGCTCAACTCACCACACTTATTACTTCGACCCAGAAACAGGAAAACCAGTTAAAGGAGTTACAGCACAAGGTGCATCAGATAACTCAGCATGGGCAAGAGGACAAGCATGGGGAGTATATGGATTCCCTCTAGCATATAGCTATTTAAAAGATGAGAAATTTATAGATCTTTATAAAAGAGTAACAAACTACTTCTTAAATCACTTACCAGCTGATGATGTATGTTATTGGGATTTAAGTTTCGATGATCTTTCTGGAGAAGAAAAAGATAGTTCAGCAGCAGCAATAGCAGTTTGTGGAATGTTAGAAATGGATAAATATCTTCCAGATTCAGATCCAGACAAAAAAATCTATCAAAATGCAGTTAAGAGAATAATGAACTCATTAATTAAAAACTACTCAACAAAAGATATGGAAAGATGTAATGGACTTCTTAAAGAAGCTGTTTACAGTAAACCACATGGAATTGGTGTAGAAGAGTGTTGTATATGGGGAGATTACTTCTATATGGAAGCTCTTGTAAGAATAATGAAACCAGAATGGAAAAAATACTGGTAA